A region from the Spirochaetota bacterium genome encodes:
- a CDS encoding STAS domain-containing protein, with amino-acid sequence MKRVSNNDFEIILLDGVIDQDKAIELDALLNELTNEQKYKILIDMINVKRICSGALGVLVATKRMITDKDGDIKLVITDDSILKIFQTTMLDKVFEIYESTRECVNIFD; translated from the coding sequence ATGAAAAGGGTTTCAAACAATGATTTTGAGATAATCCTGCTCGATGGAGTTATCGATCAAGATAAAGCAATAGAGCTTGACGCTTTGCTAAATGAGCTGACTAATGAGCAGAAATATAAAATATTAATAGACATGATAAATGTTAAACGTATATGCAGTGGTGCTTTGGGTGTATTGGTAGCAACAAAGAGAATGATAACTGATAAAGATGGCGATATAAAATTAGTAATAACTGATGATTCGATTTTGAAAATTTTTCAGACAACAATGCTTGACAAGGTTTTTGAGATATATGAATCTACACGAGAATGTGTTAATATATTTGATTGA
- a CDS encoding polyprenyl synthetase family protein translates to MLKTDKVTLQDIVDPINCYLCKVDEEIKNKLKTGISILDESALHLFKRGGKKIRASLIIIASGLKNNIPDDIIEVAAAAEIVHGATLIHDDIIDEANYRRGEVTVSRKWGNKVAVLVGDFMYTRGLDVAVGEDRIDLFPVMVSAALDMVKGELYQIEYSDIDLINKEHYYNIIDLKTARFMATCAKLGAVKAKMSDIESNILYNFGLNMGYAFQIVDDAIDFLNDKKCPEKDTGGDFLSGKITLPFLRLLEISNEEERAYYTDIAKNPDSEGYKIIQQKIMSCGAIDYCRGVAKEYISIALKHLDYFPFTIYKEVMINLSNFFIERNY, encoded by the coding sequence ATGCTAAAAACTGATAAAGTTACGTTACAAGATATAGTCGATCCAATCAATTGTTACTTATGTAAGGTTGATGAAGAGATAAAGAATAAATTAAAGACAGGCATATCGATTTTGGATGAGAGCGCTCTTCATCTGTTTAAGAGGGGAGGCAAAAAGATACGTGCCTCCCTTATTATTATTGCCAGTGGATTGAAGAATAATATTCCCGATGACATTATTGAAGTAGCCGCTGCAGCTGAGATTGTACATGGCGCTACTCTAATCCATGATGATATTATTGATGAGGCCAATTATAGGAGGGGTGAGGTAACTGTTTCTAGAAAATGGGGGAATAAGGTTGCAGTTTTAGTTGGCGATTTTATGTATACAAGGGGGTTAGATGTTGCTGTTGGTGAGGATAGAATTGACCTTTTCCCTGTAATGGTATCAGCCGCACTCGATATGGTTAAGGGAGAACTCTATCAGATAGAGTATTCTGATATAGATCTGATAAATAAAGAACATTACTATAATATAATCGATCTAAAGACAGCAAGATTTATGGCAACTTGCGCTAAACTTGGGGCTGTTAAAGCTAAGATGTCAGATATTGAGAGCAATATCCTTTATAATTTCGGTCTAAATATGGGATATGCATTTCAGATCGTTGACGATGCTATTGATTTCCTTAATGATAAAAAATGCCCGGAAAAGGATACAGGGGGTGATTTCCTATCGGGTAAAATAACATTACCATTTCTTCGTTTATTGGAAATTTCAAATGAAGAGGAGAGGGCCTACTATACTGATATAGCGAAGAATCCAGATAGTGAGGGCTATAAGATAATTCAACAGAAGATAATGAGTTGTGGAGCTATTGATTATTGTAGGGGAGTGGCAAAGGAATATATTTCGATAGCGCTGAAGCATCTGGATTATTTTCCTTTTACCATATACAAAGAAGTAATGATCAATCTATCAAATTTCTTTATAGAAAGGAATTATTAA
- a CDS encoding tetratricopeptide repeat protein — protein MITKDKQELLKYYDLGLTAYKQRKWNEAIKAFGLALRIDPNDGPSGVYLERSKTYQEKPPPEDWDGVFVMPTK, from the coding sequence ATGATCACGAAAGATAAACAGGAGTTGTTGAAGTATTATGATCTTGGCCTTACGGCATATAAGCAGAGGAAATGGAATGAGGCAATCAAGGCCTTTGGGTTAGCATTAAGGATTGATCCAAATGATGGACCCTCAGGGGTTTATTTAGAGAGATCAAAGACCTACCAGGAAAAACCTCCACCAGAAGATTGGGACGGTGTGTTCGTTATGCCTACAAAATAG
- a CDS encoding polymer-forming cytoskeletal protein produces the protein MSKKIIEVNKNPVYEFGMVSTVFGEDTQLYGDLTFKRSLQINGLFEGEISSEGFLVIGEGAIVKANIKAKTVVINGTVYGNIEANDKLEIQSKGKLYGNIRTSKLKIADGVVFEGNCEMIKPLEGIGGEEDTSRVESA, from the coding sequence ATGTCAAAAAAGATAATAGAGGTAAACAAAAATCCGGTATATGAATTTGGGATGGTCTCCACTGTCTTTGGAGAGGATACACAACTCTATGGAGATCTTACATTTAAAAGATCACTTCAAATAAATGGATTATTTGAGGGTGAAATCTCATCCGAGGGTTTTCTCGTAATTGGAGAGGGTGCAATAGTTAAGGCGAATATTAAGGCTAAGACTGTAGTTATTAATGGCACAGTGTATGGAAATATTGAGGCTAATGATAAATTAGAGATTCAATCCAAGGGGAAACTCTATGGAAATATAAGAACAAGCAAACTCAAGATCGCAGATGGTGTTGTTTTTGAGGGCAATTGTGAGATGATAAAACCCCTTGAGGGTATTGGCGGGGAAGAAGACACATCAAGGGTTGAGTCTGCTTGA
- the amrS gene encoding AmmeMemoRadiSam system radical SAM enzyme, whose product MSGTIEAQYYNVIDRSRVKCLLCPHNCVIQNGKTGICGVRKNVDSRLITTIYGELTAQAIDPIEKKPLYHFYPGSDILSIGTKGCNFSCFFCQNWHISQNLNVNTYYSNPEDIVADAKNNNSLGIAYTYSEPFIWFEFVMDCMISANKNGIKNVFVTNGYINSEPLKEILEYADAMNIDLKSFRESTYKKIMNGRLSSVLDTVQSVYKRSHLEITTLVVTGMNDDIEEMREIVDWISSIDRRIPWHISRYYPSYKYNAPSTDIDFMFRLYDEAVKKLDFVYCGNISPSHGRSDTICPSCRDIVISRSGYSVKVQGLEAGKCANCGYHLKIIH is encoded by the coding sequence ATGAGTGGTACAATAGAAGCTCAATACTATAATGTAATTGATAGAAGCAGGGTGAAATGCCTACTTTGTCCGCATAATTGCGTAATCCAGAATGGCAAGACGGGAATTTGTGGGGTTCGCAAGAATGTTGATTCTAGGCTTATCACAACAATATATGGTGAACTAACTGCTCAAGCAATAGATCCTATAGAAAAAAAGCCCTTATATCACTTTTATCCTGGAAGTGATATTCTCTCCATTGGGACTAAGGGATGCAATTTCAGTTGTTTTTTTTGCCAGAATTGGCATATATCCCAAAACTTGAATGTGAATACTTACTATAGCAATCCTGAGGATATTGTCGCTGATGCCAAGAATAATAACTCTTTGGGTATAGCATACACCTATTCTGAACCATTTATATGGTTTGAATTTGTAATGGATTGTATGATCTCGGCCAATAAAAATGGAATCAAGAATGTATTTGTTACCAATGGCTATATCAATTCAGAACCGTTAAAGGAAATATTAGAATATGCAGATGCAATGAATATTGACCTGAAATCCTTTCGGGAGAGTACCTATAAGAAAATAATGAACGGAAGGTTGAGCAGTGTGTTAGATACTGTTCAAAGTGTATACAAAAGATCTCATTTGGAGATAACTACTCTTGTCGTCACAGGCATGAATGATGATATCGAAGAGATGCGTGAGATTGTTGATTGGATATCATCAATTGACAGACGTATACCTTGGCATATATCAAGATATTATCCCAGTTATAAATACAACGCGCCGTCAACGGATATTGATTTTATGTTTCGTCTTTACGACGAGGCTGTGAAAAAGTTAGATTTTGTTTATTGCGGTAATATTAGCCCATCTCATGGTCGAAGTGATACGATTTGTCCATCCTGTCGCGATATAGTAATATCACGAAGCGGATATAGTGTTAAAGTTCAAGGGCTGGAAGCGGGTAAATGCGCAAATTGCGGGTACCATCTGAAAATAATCCATTAG
- a CDS encoding outer membrane beta-barrel protein, translating into MLKKVILYIFSFVLLFTSIGNAKDVFGIGIYMGAQHDVGNLNSYNPYIQIDPQNNLLLGFACKVNYLYFFGKTGVETTFLINRGEVEENSDEIEYVKIDYTSIPIFAGMSFPILSSAEFYMGGGFAYFLGRGEIKSSSSFYEDEIDTTAFGIGFILGISYIFPSSIRCYFEWKYLDGRSDQISQTQSSYNWQNYYVDFTGHRIFIGIMYYLI; encoded by the coding sequence ATGTTAAAAAAAGTTATTTTATATATATTTTCTTTTGTTTTGCTCTTTACCAGTATTGGAAATGCAAAGGATGTTTTTGGGATTGGAATCTATATGGGGGCACAGCATGATGTAGGGAATCTAAACTCATATAATCCATATATCCAGATTGATCCACAGAACAATCTTTTATTGGGATTTGCATGTAAGGTTAATTATTTATACTTTTTTGGGAAGACAGGTGTTGAAACGACCTTTCTAATCAATAGAGGCGAAGTAGAGGAGAATTCAGATGAGATTGAATATGTTAAGATTGACTACACCTCCATACCCATCTTTGCGGGTATGAGTTTCCCTATCTTGAGTTCAGCAGAATTCTATATGGGAGGGGGATTCGCATATTTTCTCGGTAGGGGGGAAATAAAGAGTTCCTCAAGCTTTTATGAAGACGAAATCGATACTACTGCCTTTGGAATTGGATTTATCCTAGGGATCAGTTATATTTTCCCTTCCTCAATTCGTTGTTACTTTGAGTGGAAATATCTGGATGGTCGGTCTGATCAAATAAGCCAAACTCAAAGCTCATATAATTGGCAAAACTATTATGTTGATTTTACTGGACATAGAATATTTATCGGAATTATGTACTATCTAATCTAA
- a CDS encoding prepilin peptidase — MKWVLMFFFGAMWGSFFFTLAVRYINGSFHDNRIKALFSASRCPNCQQKIAPIYLIPIIGYLVLKGRCNKCSSKINLSYPAFEVVYGVLFILIVSKIGMNAYSFTIFLITGLAISISIIDTKILIIPDSLVIVFVALSIYPIVLNYSFKDNLFGLIMMFLFFSVILLIFPGSFGGGDLKFASSIGLLLGVELSIVTLEVALISGSIIGTIYALIIKKGLRIKIPFAPFLAFGVITAFLYGRDIALVYYNIVY, encoded by the coding sequence GTGAAATGGGTACTCATGTTTTTTTTCGGGGCAATGTGGGGAAGCTTCTTCTTTACCCTGGCTGTGCGTTATATCAATGGATCATTTCATGATAATAGAATAAAGGCCCTCTTTTCAGCTTCCAGATGCCCTAATTGCCAACAGAAGATTGCTCCAATTTATCTAATTCCGATAATCGGATATTTAGTCCTTAAGGGTAGATGTAATAAATGTAGTTCTAAAATAAATCTATCATATCCCGCATTTGAGGTTGTATATGGTGTATTGTTCATATTGATTGTATCGAAGATAGGGATGAATGCCTATTCCTTTACCATCTTCTTAATCACTGGACTGGCAATATCAATCTCAATAATTGACACGAAGATTCTGATAATTCCAGATTCATTGGTTATAGTATTTGTTGCGCTATCGATCTATCCAATAGTTCTCAATTATTCATTTAAGGATAACTTATTTGGATTGATTATGATGTTTCTATTTTTTTCAGTTATACTTCTGATTTTTCCTGGAAGCTTTGGAGGCGGAGATCTGAAATTTGCCAGCTCAATTGGTCTTCTTCTGGGAGTAGAATTGTCGATTGTTACTCTTGAGGTTGCCTTAATCTCCGGTTCGATTATAGGGACTATATATGCATTGATTATAAAAAAGGGATTGAGGATTAAAATTCCCTTTGCTCCTTTTTTAGCGTTTGGTGTAATAACGGCCTTTCTATATGGGAGAGATATTGCGCTTGTTTACTATAACATTGTCTATTAA
- a CDS encoding response regulator, producing the protein MKDSAPSNVVVIDDEEGIRYLLQKRLSNAGYNVISLEKAEDILYLLNDTDTKIDLIITDIKLRKMDGITLLRHIKMLDEPIPVLIITGQGNIEDAIKALRYGAHDFIRKPFDLNEITSTVKDILRRKKETKLAENIGQFIKYQKMIFNIPVDITICNTISYVLTQNLTSMGFCNRTTSENISLSLCEAIENAMFHGNLEIKSDVVKERGIRGFYEEVEKRKKDKRFQKRQVRILQELTEEYVEYIIEDDGPGFNYSSLPELDIANISGRGLLIINIHMDEVDWNEKGNMIRLRKYRVS; encoded by the coding sequence ATGAAAGATTCCGCTCCATCAAATGTTGTTGTAATCGACGATGAAGAGGGTATTAGGTACCTTCTTCAGAAGAGGTTATCTAATGCAGGGTACAATGTAATCTCCTTAGAGAAGGCAGAGGATATTCTCTATCTTTTGAATGACACTGACACCAAGATAGATCTCATTATCACTGATATTAAACTCAGGAAGATGGATGGGATTACACTCCTTCGTCACATAAAGATGTTAGATGAGCCAATCCCGGTATTAATCATAACAGGACAGGGCAATATTGAAGATGCGATTAAGGCCTTGAGATATGGAGCTCACGATTTCATCAGAAAACCCTTTGACCTCAATGAAATCACTTCAACCGTAAAGGATATACTGAGGAGGAAAAAGGAGACAAAATTAGCCGAAAATATAGGACAGTTTATAAAGTATCAGAAAATGATCTTTAATATTCCTGTTGACATCACTATATGCAATACTATCTCCTATGTCCTAACACAGAACCTGACTTCCATGGGCTTCTGTAATCGCACTACCTCTGAAAATATTTCTCTATCATTATGCGAAGCGATCGAGAATGCCATGTTTCATGGCAATCTTGAGATTAAATCAGATGTTGTCAAAGAACGGGGTATCAGGGGTTTTTATGAAGAAGTAGAGAAGAGGAAAAAGGATAAGAGATTTCAAAAGAGACAAGTAAGAATTCTACAAGAACTAACTGAGGAATACGTTGAATACATTATTGAGGATGATGGACCAGGCTTTAACTATAGTTCTCTTCCGGAGCTAGATATAGCTAATATTAGCGGCAGAGGGCTTTTGATAATAAACATTCATATGGATGAAGTTGACTGGAACGAAAAAGGGAATATGATTAGACTCCGAAAATATCGAGTGAGTTGA
- a CDS encoding bifunctional 3,4-dihydroxy-2-butanone-4-phosphate synthase/GTP cyclohydrolase II, translated as MKTCSIIEAIEEIRNGGMIILVDNEDRENEGDLVIGSEFCAPESINFMAKFGRGLICVAMTKDRLEELGLNLMVPENSDKFHTAFTVSVDAKEGTTTGISAYDRAITVKALINKKMKATDFTKPGHIFPLAAKDGGVLVRAGHSEGSVDIARLAGLKSSAVICEILNDDGTMARRPDLDKFAQKHNLKIATISDLIKYRQHIERLIRRVSEVKLPTDYGEFKLIAYETEVDDAIHLALVKGDISGREDVLVRVHSECLTGDVFSSLRCDCGSQLHKSMEMINDEGQGVILYMRQEGRGIGLGNKLKAYHLQENGLDTVEANIKLGFPADLRDYGIGAQILVDLGLHKIRIITNNPKKVIGLEGYGLEIVERVSIEIPPEKENIRYLKAKKEKLGHLIFDNMD; from the coding sequence ATGAAAACATGCTCAATAATTGAAGCTATAGAAGAGATCAGAAATGGTGGGATGATTATTCTGGTCGATAATGAGGATAGAGAAAATGAGGGTGATCTTGTCATCGGTTCCGAGTTCTGCGCCCCAGAGTCAATAAACTTTATGGCTAAATTCGGAAGAGGACTAATCTGTGTTGCAATGACCAAGGATAGACTGGAAGAATTGGGACTGAATCTCATGGTGCCAGAAAATTCAGATAAATTCCATACAGCCTTTACAGTATCGGTGGATGCGAAGGAAGGCACTACTACTGGAATCTCAGCCTATGATAGAGCAATCACGGTTAAGGCCCTAATTAATAAAAAGATGAAGGCTACTGACTTCACCAAACCTGGACACATATTCCCGCTTGCTGCAAAGGATGGCGGAGTACTGGTAAGAGCTGGACACTCAGAGGGTTCTGTTGATATTGCAAGACTTGCTGGACTAAAGTCCTCAGCAGTTATCTGCGAGATTTTAAACGATGATGGAACAATGGCCAGAAGACCAGATTTGGATAAGTTTGCACAAAAGCATAACCTCAAGATTGCCACTATATCAGACCTGATTAAATACAGGCAACATATTGAAAGATTGATTAGAAGGGTGTCAGAAGTAAAACTGCCCACTGACTATGGGGAGTTTAAGTTAATTGCTTATGAAACAGAAGTAGATGATGCAATACATCTAGCCCTTGTTAAAGGTGATATATCAGGCAGGGAGGATGTGCTTGTGCGTGTTCATTCAGAGTGTTTAACCGGAGACGTTTTTAGCTCATTAAGGTGCGATTGTGGATCTCAGCTTCACAAGTCAATGGAGATGATAAACGACGAGGGACAGGGAGTGATACTCTATATGAGACAGGAAGGAAGAGGAATTGGATTGGGCAATAAGTTAAAGGCATATCATCTTCAAGAGAATGGTTTAGATACTGTAGAGGCGAACATTAAGCTTGGTTTCCCTGCTGATTTGAGAGATTACGGCATCGGTGCGCAGATACTTGTCGATCTTGGACTTCATAAAATCAGGATAATAACCAATAATCCTAAAAAGGTAATCGGTCTTGAGGGTTATGGATTAGAGATTGTTGAAAGGGTTTCTATTGAGATCCCCCCTGAAAAGGAGAATATAAGATACCTTAAGGCAAAAAAAGAGAAGTTAGGTCACCTAATTTTTGACAATATGGATTGA